A single genomic interval of Helianthus annuus cultivar XRQ/B chromosome 13, HanXRQr2.0-SUNRISE, whole genome shotgun sequence harbors:
- the LOC110899204 gene encoding protein FAR1-RELATED SEQUENCE 5-like, which yields MADLNNQQHLTVAGGTEVANLNDDPGSPLNVVPHNLSLHFAFNEDEDALVEGRVSPDPEPISSAITPSNLNQNGLDDDEDGVQDCTFTQLLSTGVHADEEFYVHHTPNGTRMWCPNVPIVLKPVVGSVYETWKDVFSMYKDYAVYSGFSIRKGQTKRWKGVVTHQYIRCTKYSKPQIKRKTDTLEHSSLTIRQSNFTVTDCKASILVKFCEGSSMCTVVGFNEHHNHPFVERFNRDLSRTSRKLPFASKQFIHNMSLNRIGPIVSHRVLVSLMGGHHNVRGTPTDFKNWSQSVRLYIGDRDAQLVIDRLKERSESLPDFYYEFVVEKGQLRSIFWADEISKINYEVFGDVLAFDATYHTNKYNMIFVPFTGVDNHKQCVTFGAGLLFNETTESYKWLLESFLKAHKKQPKLVLTDQDPSMKAAISEVFTDSRHRLCMWHIMKKLPTKIAGDLLQNSELRALMHRLVWSIHMKPSTFETRWQLLMEEYGLQDHDWLKDMYSIRDQWVPAYFRDIPMCCLMKTTSRCESSNSSFKVNSSSANTLVQFMLCYETRIDNQRYRQRVAEFKTSSSVFMDSTDLAIEKHAFELYTHAISTEVRKEIYKGKLFCYIVNTEDCEEGCVYYVNQLDKRNNATNTFTVILELSNQSVSCSCNNFIRIGYLCRHIFCVYRVNNIERIPAQYVVKRWSRDVLPKSLFSIESRYGVDTRPQAAARSQILEIVTECVDALRSDVGGLSSFAEQIKELKCKLLNGGPVDDGANNDNYAAVEELLGVSLDGDVTLDNPDGIRNKGRGKRRRLSRAPQDGTSNSAVKPPKTPRLCRTCMKYVTGHDSRNCKKKKKKNKSGNEDEDEDSSSASQEST from the exons ATGGCTGATTTGAACAACCAACAACATCTAACTGTTGCCGGCGGTACGGAGGTAGCCAACCTCAATGATGATCCCGGTTCACCATTAAATGTTGTCCCACATAATCTTTCACTTCattttgcatttaatgaagatgaagatgcttTGGTTGAGGGTAGAGTTTCTCCAGATCCTGAACCTATTTCTTCAGCGATTACAC CCTCAAATCTGAATCAAAATGGActagatgatgatgaagatggtgtTCAAGATTGTACTTTTACTCAGTTGTTATCAACAG GTGTTCATGCGGACGAGGAATTTTATGTTCACCACACACCCAATGGGACTAGAATGTGGTGTCCTAATGTTCCTATTGTTTTAAAGCCTGTTGTTGGTTCTGTTTATGAAACGTGGAAGGATGTGTTCAGTATGTACAAGGATTATGCTGTGTATTCTGGGTTTTCTATTCGTAAGGGGCAAACCAAGAGATGGAAGGGGGTTGTCACTCACCAGTACATAAGGTGTACTAAATATTCAAAACCACAGATTAAGCGTAAAACTGATACTTTGGAGCATTCAAGCTTGACTATTAGGCAAAGTAATTTCACAGTGACAGATTGCAAGGCTAGTATACTGGTTAAGTTTTGTGAGGGCAGTTCTATGTGCACAGTGGTAGGGTTCAATGAGCACCATAATCATCCGTTTGTTGAGCGTTTCAATCGTGACCTAAGTAGGACTTCAAGGAAACTACCATTTGCATCCAAACAGTTTATCCATAACATGAGTTTGAACAGAATTGGTCCGATTGTTTCTCACAGAGTTTTAGTGTCCCTGATGGGTGGACATCACAATGTACGTGGCACGCCAACTGATTTTAAGAACTGGAGCCAGTCGGTTAGGCTTTATATTGGCGATCGTGATGCGCAACTTGTTATAGATCGTCTCAAAGAAAGATCCGAGAGCTTACCAGACTTTTACTATGAGTTTGTTGTTGAGAAAGGGCAATTGAGATCGATTTTTTGGGCAGACGAAATTTCCAAGATAAACTACGAGGTGTTTGGGGATGTGTTAGCTTTTGATGCGACTTATCACACTAACAA GTACAACATGATTTTTGTTCCCTTCACAGGCGTtgataatcataaacaatgtgtGACATTCGGTGCTGGCTTGTTATTCAACGAAACCACTGAGTCTTACAAgtggttacttgaatcatttctcAAGGCACACAAGAAGCAACCAAAGCTAGTTCTGACGGACCAGGATCCTTCAATGAAAGCTGCCATTTCAGAGGTTTTCACAGACTCTCGGCACCGCCTTTGCATGTGGCATATTATGAAGAAACTTCCCACCAAG ATTGCTGGAGACTTGTTACAAAACTCTGAGCTAAGAGCATTGATGCATCGTTTGGTGTGGAGTATTCACATGAAGCCATCTACATTTGAGACGCGGTGGCAACTTTTGATGGAGGAATATGGGTTACAAGATCACGACTGGTTGAAGGACATGTACTCAATTAGGGACCAATGGGTACCTGCCTACTTCCGTGACATCCCAATGTGTTGTTTGATGAAGACTACATCAAGATGTGAAAGCTCTAACTCAAGCTTCAAGGTCAACTCTTCTAGTGCTAACACACTAGTTCAGTTCATGCTATGTTACGAGACTAGGATAGACAATCAGCGTTACAGGCAACGCGTTGCAGAGTTTAAAACTTCATCTAGTGTATTCATGGACAGTACTGACCTAGCTATTGAGAAGCATGCCTTTGAGTTGTATACACATGCAATTTCTACGGAAGTAAGAAAAGAGATATACAAGGGGAAGCTGTTTTGTTACATTGTAAACACGGAGGATTGTGAGGAAGGTTGTGTTTACTATGTGAATCAATTGGACAAACGTAACAATGCAACCAACACATTTACG GTTATACTTGAGTTGAGTAACCAGTCGGTTTCCTGTTCATGCAACAACTTCATCCGTATTGGATATTTGTGTAGGCACATTTTTTGTGTTTACCGGGTAAACAATATTGAAAGAATCCCGGCCCAGTATGTTGTTAAGCGTTGGTCTAGGGACGTGCTTCCTAAAAGTTTATTTTCTATTGAGAGTCGATATGGCGTTGACACTCGTCCACAAGCTGCTGCTAGAAGTCAGATCCTTGAGATCGTAACTGAATGTGTGGACGCATTAAGAAGCGATGTTGGAGGACTTTCCTCGTTCGCTGAGCAGATAAAGGAACTGAAATGCAAGTTACTAAATGGAGGACCAGTCGATGACGGAGCCAACAATGATAACTATGCTGCTGTTGAAGAATTGCTTGGTGTTTCTTTAGATGGGGACGTAACTCTCGACAACCCAGACGGGATCAGGAACAAAGGACGCGGCAAACGCCGGCGATTGTCTAGAGCACCTCAGGATGGAACGAGCAACTCTGCTGTCAAACCTCCCAAAACACCCAGGCTTTGCCGAACCTGTATGAAGTACGTGACTGGGCATGATTCAAGAAATtgcaagaaaaagaagaagaagaataaatCGGGTAACGAGGACGAGGACGAAGACTCAAGCTCTGCGAGCCAGGAGTCCACTTGA
- the LOC110899205 gene encoding mediator of RNA polymerase II transcription subunit 14 gives MPNGTNPNVGHVYGPGTGPGGNPGASAMLTASTVASGGGMGIVPSTLLPIDVSFVLRGPYWIRIIYRKYFAVNMRCFAGDQVWLQPATPPKGGPTVGGSLPCPQFRPFIMEHVAQELNGLDPNFDGGQPSAGPTNSNNSAASPGPQLSAPNVTRADPTVMSLPGNQPVGFNRSTNAMSASPNSLLVRRATVTVPAHVRGELNTAIIGLGDNGGYGGGWSIC, from the coding sequence ATGCCAAATGGTACAAACCCAAATGTTGGTCATGTCTATGGTCCCGGTACGGGTCCTGGTGGAAACCCTGGTGCATCTGCCATGTTAACTGCTTCTACTGTGGCTAGCGGAGGTGGCATGGGAATCGTTCCTAGTACTCTGTTACCGATTGATGTGTCGTTTGTTCTTCGTGGCCCGTATTGGATTCGGATAATATACCGGAAATATTTTGCGGTTAACATGAGGTGCTTTGCGGGTGATCAAGTTTGGTTGCAACCTGCAACGCCACCGAAAGGAGGTCCTACAGTTGGAGGTTCTTTACCCTGTCCACAGTTTCGGCCCTTCATCATGGAACATGTTGCTCAGGAGTTGAACGGTTTAGACCCGAATTTCGATGGTGGTCAACCATCAGCCGGACCAACTAATTCCAACAATTCGGCTGCGTCTCCTGGTCCGCAACTATCAGCCCCAAATGTCACCCGAGCAGACCCTACGGTAATGTCTCTCCCAGGAAACCAACCCGTGGGATTTAACCGTTCTACAAATGCCATGTCAGCATCACCAAATTCACTCTTAGTGCGCAGAGCTACTGTGACAGTTCCTGCTCATGTTAGAGGAGAGCTGAATACCGCCATTATCGGGCTTGGGGACAATGGTGGTTACGGTGGTGGTTGGTCCATCTGCTGA
- the LOC110899207 gene encoding uncharacterized protein LOC110899207, producing MQQRIVIPLDVIPLDAIPLNDIFAKDQIHHFSHDHSLSLVHLQQANHKNENDDHEDAEEENDESVEEVRHGGECGMCLVKNYREDEHPNLLNCPFQDEGDNLLKHHMCNQKELIRKQHEGDMFNHSSHQHPLILLDKQTSVGKKTVSLHDPMKKVQLLCVGCVKPIMTVPFYVCCHYVDEQCCLVLHEWCAKLPSQIQDYFGHPEHPLVLLPKIPSEFFGVFECEVCGLRSNGFAYGCTACEYYVDINCAFIPEEITHDAHPDHLLLRVKASASSEELCKACDSYVDEYWIFQCASSDFYIHVKCALLLPKMIKHKCDKHYLSLRYEPVENHIEEYFCEICEDEFNPWRWFYHCTTCSQSMHTTCVPLILQYEQATKEYNYEGVYEFLNIKFGGTLEVKDHPHRLSFVQGVESDGNCSNCRSYYKGLKYKMIFKCMECEFALHYECASSFVSIE from the exons ATGCAACAACGAATCGTGATTCCGTTAGACGTGATTCCGTTAGACGCGATTCCATTAAACGACATAT TTGCTAAGGACCAGATTCATCACTTTAGTCACGATCATTCGCTCAGCCTTGTGCATCTACAGCAGGCGAATCACAAAAATGAGAATGATGACCATGAAGATGCAGAGGAAGAGAATGACGAGTCTGTGGAGGAAGTTCGTCATGGTGGCGAATGCGGCATGT GCCTCGTTAAAAACTATAGAGAAGATGAACATCCAAATCTGCTAAATTGTCCATTCCAGGATGAAGGTGACAACCTTTTGAAGCATCATATGTGTAACCAAAAGGAGTTGATTAGAAAACAACATGAAGGTGATATGTTTAACCATTCTAGTCATCAACACCCACTCATCCTTCTCGACAAACaaacatcagttggtaaaaaaaCGGTTTCTCTACACGACCCCATGAAAAAAGTTCAACTCTTATGTGTTGGATGTGTGAAACCAATCATGACAGTACCATTTTACGTGTGTTGCCATTATGTTGATGAACAATGTTGTCTTGTTCTTCATGAATGGTGCGCCAAGCTACCCTCCCAAATACAAGACTATTTTGGCCATCCTGAGCATCCTCTTGTTCTCCTGCCAAAAATCCCTAGTGAGTTCTTTGGTGTGTTCGAATGTGAAGTTTGCGGGTTACGATCCAATGGTTTTGCGTATGGATGCACAGCATGTGAATATTATGTTGATATCAATTGTGCATTCATACCCGAAGAAATCACACATGACGCTCATCCTGATCACCTCCTATTGAGAGTAAAAGCTTCAGCTTCAAGTGAGGAACTTTGCAAAGCATGTGACAGTTATGTGGATGAATATTGGATATTTCAGTGTGCCTCTTCTGATTTCTACATTCATGTGAAGTGTGCTTTGTTGTTGCCTAAAATGATTAAGCACAAGTGCGACAAACATTATTTGAGCCTAAGATATGAACCGGTGGAGAACCACATTGAAGAGTACTTTTGTGAAATATGTGAGGATGAATTTAACCCTTGGAGGTGGTTCTATCATTGCACCACATGTTCCCAGTCTATGCACACTACTTGTGTGCCATTAATACTTCAATACGAGCAAGCTACGAAAGAATATAATTACGAAGGCGTCTATGagtttctcaacatcaaatttgGAGGAACTCTTGAGGTCAAAGATCACCCACACCGTTTGAGCTTTGTTCAAGGGGTTGAGAGTGATGGCAATTGCAGTAACTGCCGTTCGTATTATAAAGGATTGAAGTATAAAATGATCTTCAAGTGCATGGAGTGTGAGTTTGCATTACATTATGAGTGTGCTTCTTCATTTGTCAGTATCGAATGA
- the LOC110899208 gene encoding zinc finger protein CONSTANS-LIKE 4 produces the protein MGKENWTMTPTLCDSCKTTSASLFCKADSAYLCIPCDGKVHAANKLATRHPRVWMCEVCEQAPASITCKADAAALCVTCDRDIHSANPLARRHERVPVVPFYDPATEVAKVGGRGEMIDHNYLLDFDINVSVEAEAASWILPDPNPNPNRKFNKNADVSDNDDLKVTELESEYLFNNEIDPYIDMDLKTPDQIQKPKQIGHRYDSPTDGVVPVQNDISNHHYQMQQQENTRSNEYASSDVVEGLPAYDIDYTGSKPFMYNFTSQSISQSVSSSSLEVEVGVVPGHTETSSDVYPTPLIGLDREARVLRYREKRKNRKFEKTIRYASRKAYAETRPRIKGRFAKRTGFNVESGDVFVSPECSYGVVPS, from the exons ATGGGCAAAGAGAACTGGACCATGACTCCAACCCTATGTGACTCCTGTAAAACGACGTCGGCCAGTTTATTCTGCAAAGCAGACTCCGCCTACCTATGCATCCCATGCGACGGCAAGGTGCATGCCGCGAACAAACTCGCGACGCGCCACCCGCGCGTGTGGATGTGTGAGGTCTGTGAGCAAGCTCCAGCGAGCATCACGTGCAAGGCCGACGCCGCAGCCCTATGCGTCACATGCGACCGCGATATTCACTCCGCTAACCCCCTGGCTCGCCGCCACGAGCGGGTTCCGGTGGTTCCGTTTTACGATCCGGCCACCGAGGTGGCCAAGGTCGGCGGCAGAGGTGAAATGATCGATCATAATTACTTACTGGATTTTGACATTAACGTCTCGGTTGAAGCGGAGGCTGCGTCTTGGATACTACCAGATCCGAATCCGAATCCTAATCGGAAATTTAATAAAAATGCTGATGTGTCAGATAATGATGATCTGAAAGTTACTGAATTGGAATCTGAGTACTTGTTTAACAACGAGATCGATCCGTACATCGATATGGATCTGAAAACACCGGATCAGATTCAAAAACCTAAACAGATCGGTCATAGATATGATTCTCCAACCGACGGAGTCGTTCCGGTCCAGAACGATATCAGTAATCATCATTATCAAATGCAACAACAAGAGAACACACGCTCAAATGAATACGCTAGTTCAGATGTGGTAGAAGGATTACCTGCTTACGACATCGATTACACCGGATCTAAACCGTTCATGTACAATTTCACATCGCAATCGATCAGCCAAAGT gtatcatcatcatcactagaGGTTGAAGTAGGCGTAGTCCCGGGCCACACCGAAACATCTTCGGATGTTTATCCGACGCCTTTGATTGGACTGGATCGAGAAGCTAGGGTTTTGAGGTACAGAGAGAAGAGGAAGAACAGAAAGTTTGAGAAGACGATTCGATATGCTTCGAGGAAGGCGTATGCAGAGACAAGGCCAAGGATCAAAGGAAGGTTTGCGAAGCGAACGGGATTTAATGTGGAATCCGGTGATGTGTTTGTGTCGCCGGAGTGTTCGTACGGCGTCGTTCCGTCGTAG